The DNA region GGAAGCCATTATTCAAAGGAGCTTTGAAGAAGCCTGGCAGACTACATTAACTACATTATTCCTAAGACTacattaaagaaattacaagaaagcttgcataagagagttcaggcttatttttaaaaatgtttaaacataAATTTAGAACTCACTGTTGGTACGACAGTGAGTTCCAAGACCTGTTTCTGCTAATTTTTGCTGTACTTCTTGTGTTAGGTTGACATACCTCAGTCTTTTTTCCCAGTTTCCTTTCCTGAAGAATGGCCACACTTCCACTCAGGTCTTTTccgatgaggcttcagtgaacagcagaTAATCAACAGTGTTAAGtgatttaacaaacaaacatttctctgaaaatgTTTAGGTACAAGGGAAGACCTAAAAATAATTCAGTGTCCAATCACTGATATCCGATCTCAAGACCACTTAAAATGGTTACTTGGAAGCAAAATGATTGCTCAAGACTTGTGCATAGTACTCTATAATTTTTAGTGTGTGgatgaaaatacaaaatgagaTATGAGCTGTAATTGCAGGTATACAATGGGAGATAGCGATGGCACCCGAACTTGTCAGTTGGACGGATGGAGTAGTACTGTGCCAGTATGTGAAAGTAAGTCTTTCAGTCAACACCCCAGCAATGTTACTTTTATCGGCATTTGTAGTTTGAACTAGCTTAACAGTGTATATTTATAAGGTCCTCTGATTACACtcgaaaaatgtgaaaatttcaGTCGTCCTGTTAGGTATGAGAAATTAGCCTGCTGTATATACCCTGTGTactacattttatatatattgctCAAGATTTGTACCAATTCCTGTGGATCCATATTGCACCTGCGATGGTATCACATGACATATAAAGCAACAACTGGTGCTTGTATATAACCCTACCAGTCACTTAGGACAGTGTTTACCAACCACTGTGTCGCAGCACATAGGTGTGCTGTGAGCAATGATCAGGTGTGCCATGGAAGATTATCTGAttccacctgattagtactctaagcGATCGGTGTAACGGGCAGAACAATTTCATTCTCTTCCAATAGAGGGtagtacaactacctgctctaattaaatggatTGCCAACTGCcattaaaacagaagaagacaaagaagaaattacataataCTCATGCTGTAAAACAATGGAGCACGTAATAGAaacagataaatatttgaaaagaaaaagtaatcaGTCTGACCTGGTCCTGAGGAAAATTCTGACCCAGATGGAGGCCCTAGcatgagtagtggtcagaagaaagcaaaaaaggtataCTGGGAGCAAATCGAACCAATTCTGCTATGCTTGGTGCGCGGGGAAAAATTATCAATAtgcttttgtgacatttttctttGGTGGTGTTTTTTCGAATGTGAAATATGTTccgtggctccaaaaggttgggaaacactgactTAGGACACCTAATACaccttttggcttttttttacaTGAACCTTGAACTCATGAACTTATACTTACAGTCCAGTACCTCAGTAcatctttttgctgttttcaggCATTCAGGTTATGCTACTAGAGGTTCATATTTTTAGCACTTCTTCTTCACTCCCCTCTATTTATTTATGACTTGCTTCTTTCTCATATAGTTTATTTATCTTTCCTTATCTTTTTGTGCTCTTGCGTCTTCACCTTACATTATGAAGCATCttgagaaaacattttttatgaaTTCTTGGTATATGAATAAAAcgtaatttaatttaatttaattgatcAAGGTCAGTGATGTGTCACTCATGGTGAAATGTGATTATTGTGATGAAATCATTCTTAAACTTGTATTTTTGTTGCCCATATTTGTAGCTGCCGAGGGTTGTGAGAAACCACCACATCTTTCAAATGGAGACCCGAAGGAAAGTTCCAGACTGCAGTACAGCCATAGTGAAAGGGTTGAGTACATCTGCCAGGATTACTACAGAATGGAGGGTGGGTCGTACAAAACCTGTGTAAATGGTCAATGGACTGGAGAGATGAGATGCCTCAGTAAGATGTAGATCTCTTTATATTTCTCCATAGTCCATTCTTTGCATTCTGCTTTCTTGCAATTCAGAGGGGAGCACTATGGAGCCATTTTGCAGCCGCTATGTGCAAAACTATAAAAATAGTATAAAGGAAGTATTGTTGCTTGTGTTTAACTCTCAAAATGCATGTTTGGTTATCTTTAAATAAGCTTCTCCATGTTTAACAGTAGCATTCACGgggcataattaaaaaaaaactttattatgTCTACAATCACAATAATGACTCTTACTTATTGTTTTCAGGAATCCCTTGTGCAGTTGGAGTAATGGACCCTAATCTGCAGGTAACTGGATTACCACAAGGGAATGAAGCGATAAGGACTGGGGACACATTacattttcgttgtgctgatcAGTATAAACTGGAAGGTTCTAAAGTAATCGAGTGTTTAGAAACTGGGTACTGGAATGCTTCCTTTCCATCCTGCTCTGGTATGTTTACTTTAACTGAGAAAAGCTGAAGTGATTAAAGTGATTTgacatgttttttaaatgtccatATATTTGAGTAACAATTATGTAATCATTATATTTCATTTGTTGAAATTATATAATGATTaagatttacattttatttggttCCTTTGGGTCTAGACTACTGCTGCATTACACTTTAAACTGAAAGATTAAAAGACTGTCTTCTTTAAAACAGATGAATGCAAAGTCACAAGAATATCAGACAGTGTAAGAATCACATCACACATACAAGGCAATGGGCTAAAGAAAGGACAAAAGCTAACCTTTACTTGCCTTAGGCGTAACCACTTTATGCAAGGCAATAAAACAGTTGAATGTTTGGCAAATGGACAGTGGAGCGATCCGTTTCCAACATGTGGAGGTAAGCCAGTTTTTTTCTACTGTCCACTCACCCGTTATATGTGACAAGAAAAGATCATCCAGTCACAGTGCACTGCAATTTCAGGAGGctttaatcacatttttttaatcccaAAACAAGTTACGGTTACTCAGGCAAAAATTCCATcggaaatgtttttggacaagTCTTACGGTTGATCCTAATTACAATCACTGTGTAGGAAATGTCATGTACATATGTGAAGCCCAGTCAGTAATAAGCGCCCAGATAAGCTGCTCATGTTAATAACagctgtaaatataaaaaagagaAGTCAGAATAAACCCACAGTAATTTGGAGAGTTGAATCTCTAAAAGGTTTACACAAAAATTGACTGTAAGATGTTGCATAATAGTACTAATAGTACTGCGAatagatattaaaaaatattatattaacaatttcaagttttttgtttgtttttgtccataTTAATTTAAGATCCTGTGGGTTGTGGGAAACCACCATTACTCTCAGATGGAGACACCAAAACCAGTACTAAAAGGCAATACAGCCATGGAGAAAGGGTTGAGTATATCTGTCAAAATTACTACACAATGGACGGTACACCATATAAAACCTgtgaaaatggtaaatggactggacAGATGAATTGCCTCAGTAAGTTATAGTTCCATATTATGTTGTATCTTCTAAGATTCTGCATATGTGAAAGTATTTTGGGGTCCCAAGTTTTTTTTACCCTTACATTTAGAGAAAATTGAGTTTACACaggaatcagcctttcaagctGTTGTCATAATTTATTTGAGAAAGGATGCAGAATTTGGGGGCTTCATGTTCTTAGATGTGCTCTGTTttatgttataaaaaaaaaaacgggaaATTTAAGACAATTTAACTTTAGGATGTTTCACAATTTGATGTTGTGTGATTTCTGTGCTATATCTGGAGTTTTGATACAGATACAAATTGCATTTGATCAGACTTGCTTGGTTTTAAGCACTGTGCCTTTGTAATCAAGACTTGAATAGTTATATATGATATATGTTGTACATTCCTGCATTGATGTACTGTACTGACATTAACAAAATCTTTTCTCTTAACTCTTACAGAACCCTGCACTGTAAATAGAGACGACATGAACAAACACAATATTCAATTCAGATTTGTCAGG from Pelmatolapia mariae isolate MD_Pm_ZW linkage group LG17, Pm_UMD_F_2, whole genome shotgun sequence includes:
- the LOC134646781 gene encoding complement factor H-like — translated: MRLSLILLFLQLWGHVEVSFSENVCSRLPNVPHSYVSENTKKVEYREGDVIHFTCETGYISGPTLRYICTNTGWESLRQGKCNLKPCKLPEDIPNGYYEIIRGEELVFGTVIKYFCNPGYTMGDSDGTRTCQLDGWSSTVPVCETAEGCEKPPHLSNGDPKESSRLQYSHSERVEYICQDYYRMEGGSYKTCVNGQWTGEMRCLRIPCAVGVMDPNLQVTGLPQGNEAIRTGDTLHFRCADQYKLEGSKVIECLETGYWNASFPSCSDECKVTRISDSVRITSHIQGNGLKKGQKLTFTCLRRNHFMQGNKTVECLANGQWSDPFPTCGDPVGCGKPPLLSDGDTKTSTKRQYSHGERVEYICQNYYTMDGTPYKTCENGKWTGQMNCLKPCTVNRDDMNKHNIQFRFVRDDKLYSVHTDVIEFSCTRGRPVGSLRMRQKCIDGVMHLPTCQ